Genomic DNA from Mycobacteroides chelonae CCUG 47445:
GTTCTCTTCGAGCTGCGCATCCGAGATCGGGATCCGCTGCTTGTCGCGGAAATCCTTGAGGTCGTCGAGGGTCAGCTTCTTCATCTGGTGCGTGGCGTTGCGGCCCTCGAAGTGCTTGCCCAGGGTGTAGCCCTTGATGGTCTTGGCCAGGATGACCGTCGGCTGGCCCTTGTGCTCGGTGGCCGCCCGGTACGCGGCGTACACCTTGCGATAGTCGTGACCGCCGCGCTTGAGATTCCAAACCTGGGCGTCGCTAAGGTCTTTCACCAGCTCCTTGGTGCGCGGATCGCGCCCGAAGAAGTGCTCGCGGACGTAGGCGCCGTCGTTGGCCTTGTAGGTCTGGTAGTCGCCGTCGGCAGTGGTGTTCATCAGATTCACCAGCGCGCCGTCACGATCGGCGTGCAGCAGGGCGTCCCATTCGCGGCCCCAGACAACCTTGATGACGTTCCAGCCGGCGCCGCGGAAGAAGGACTCCAGCTCCTGGATGATCTTGCCGTTGCCGCGCACCGGTCCGTCCAGACGCTGCAGGTTGCAGTTGACGACGAACGTCAGGTTGTCCAGGCCCTCTGTTGCGGCGATATGCGCCAGGCCACGCGATTCGGGCTCGTCCATCTCGCCGTCGCCGAGGAACGCCCAGACCCGCTGATCGGAGGTGTCCTTGATGCCGCGGTCGCGCAGGTAGTGGTTGAACCGTGCCTGCATGATCGCGTTCATCGGTCCCAGGCCCATGGAAACCGTTGGGAATTGCCAGAAATCGGGCATGAGGCGCGGGTGCGGGTAGGACGGCAGGCCGCCGCCCGGGTGGCTCTTCTCCTGCCGGAATCCGTCGAGCTGATCGCTGGTTAACCGGCCTTCCAGGAAGGCGCGGGCGTAGATGCCGGGGGAGGCGTGGCCCTGGATGAAAATCTGGTCGCCGCCGCCCGGGTGGGCGTTACCGCGGAAGAAGTGGTTGAAACCGACCTCGTAGAGGGCCGCCGAGGAGGCATAGGTCGAAATATGGCCACCCACACCGACCCCTGGCCGCTGCGCGCGGTGCACCATGATCGCGGCGTTCCAGCGGATCCACGCGCGGAAGCGCCGTTCGGTGTCCTCGTCGCCGGGGAACCACGGCTCGTTCTCGGTGGCGATGGTGTTCACATAGTCGGTGGACGTCAGCGCGGGGATGGCGACGCGACCGGCGTTCGCCCGCTCCAGCAGCCGCAGCATCAGGTACCGCGCCCGGGCGGGACCCGAGCGGGCCAGCAGGCCGTCAAACGACTCCAGCCACTCGGTCGTCTCGTCCGGGTCGATATCGGGCAGGTACGACGCCACGCCCTCGCGGATCACCCGAACGCGCCCTGTGTTCTCGGATGGACTTGCCGCACTTGAATTTCCGGCCAGGTCCTGGCGAGCGAACTCCGTGGTCAACTTTTCTGCTCCTTAGGGGTGGGGGTGCAGATCTCAGTCACAATCAGATCGGTACTCCCATCGTGCCGCAAGTCACTTGCTACTAGCGAGTCTGGTCCAGTCACCAGGTCCAGAGCGCCTCCAGCAGGTACCGTCGTGACATGCGTATGGCGGCGCTGTGGATCGCGCTGGCGGCCATCTGTGCAGGGGTGGTGGCGGGCTGCACCGTGACTACGGGAGGGCAGGCGTCGGCGCCCAGCGAATCGGTGTCGGAGTACCGCACGTACGTGTCGCAGTCCATCGAGACGTCGCGGTCCGAGGAGTCCAAGCGTCAGGAGACGTCGCGGGCGCAGGCTCAGGCCGACGCGTGTGAGACGTTCGCGATGACGTCGAATGCCGCCGTTTCGGCGGGCAATGAGCTCATCTCCGTGATGAATGACGAGGGCGGCTACGGGTCGAGCGCGGAGGCCAAGGTGGGCCCGGTCATCAATGCGCTCAACACCAGCGCCGGACAGATCGACTCCGTCAAGGCGAAGGCACAGACCGACGAACTACGCGATGCGCTGACGCAGTATGTCGATCAGTCCCGAAAACTGGCCGGGGCGTTCGATAATCGGCTGAGCAGTGGCACTCTCAACTCCGTGGTCCGTAGTTTCAACGACGCGCGCGAGCGTGCCGGGAAGATCTGCGAACCGCTTCTGCAGACGAAAGGCCGATAGTGCCTGACGAGGATTGCCACTGGCATGCGACGATGTGAGCATTCATCCCAAGTGCGAAAGCACGCACCCGTGAATAAGGAGGGGCCGAACGGTGGTCGCGGCGGCTGACGCCTCGAACTATGCCCACAAGCTGGGCATCCAGCGAGATCAGCTTGTGCAGGAGCTGGGCTGGGATGAGGACACGGATGACGACATCCGGGCTGACATCGAGGACGCATGCGGTTCGGAGCTTCTCGACGAGAGCTCCGACGACGTCATCGATGTGGTCCTGTTGTGGTGGCGCGATGACGACGGCGACCTTGTCGACGCGTTGATGGACGCCATCACCCCACTGGCTGAGGACGGCGTGATCTGGGTGTTGACGCCCAAGACCGGCAAGCCGGGCCACGTGCAGCCTTCGGAAATCGCCGAGTCGGCACCGCCGGCGGGCCTGGTACAGACCTCCTCGGTCAATCTGGGGGACTGGAGCGCGACGCGTCTGGTGCAGCCGAAGTCGTCGCGTGGCGGGCGGCGCTGATGCTGCCTGTCGGGACCGTCGCACCCGATTTCACCCTGCGGAACCAGAACAACCAGCCCGTCAGCCTGAGCGATTTTCGCGGTAAGAAGGCCGTACTGCTGGTGTTCTTCCCGCTGGCGTTCACCGGGGTCTGCCAGGGCGAACTGGACCATGTGCGCGACCACATCGGAGACTTCGAGAACGACGACGTGCAGATCATCGGGCTGTCGGTGAGTGCCGGGCCGATCCACAAGATCTGGTCGAGCTACAGCGGCTTCACCTTCCCGATCCTGTCGGACTTCTGGCCGCACGGGGCCGTTGCCGAGGCGTACGGGGTGCTCAACGAGAAGGCCGGATATCCGAACCGCGGGACTTTCGTGGTGGATGCCGACGGAATCATCCGATTCGCCGAAATGCTGGACCCCGGGCAAGCCCGTGACCAGGCGGGTTGGGTGGAAGCGCTGGCCGCGCTACATTCGTGAGCTGATTCCCACGTTGGCGACGACGTGGACCGGGCGTGTAGCTCAGTGGTAGAGCTCTGGTTTTACACACCAGCGGTCGGGGGTTCGAAACCCTCCGCGCCCACCCTTTGAACTGCGGAAACGCAGCGCTATTTTTCAATACAACACTTTATCCAACAGTTTTTCTGTTTAGGATGCCGTTCCATGGCCTGGCAGCTCCACATCGCCGGACGCACATGGCGAGAAGTCGCCGAGGCCGACCTTCTCGAGATTGTTGGGGATCTCGTTGGGCGCGGGGTGACGGTGCGGTTCGTCAAGGAGAACCTGACATTCACGGCCGACACGAACGACCCGTATGCACGTTTCCAGCTACAGGTGTTGGGCGCGGTGGCGGAGCTGGAACGGTCGATCATCCTGGAGCGTCAGCGTGAGGGCATCGAGATTGCGAAGGCCAAGGGCGTCTACAAGGGTCGGAAGCCTGCGTTGACGGATGAGCAGACCGCGGTGGTGTTGGGGCGGTTGGCGGCGGGTGAGTCGCCTGTGGATTTGGCCCACGAGTTCGGGGTGTCGCGGGCTACGGTTTACAACGTGCGGGCCAGGGCGGCGGCCGAGGAGGGCGTGTGATGGCGTGTGATGGCGGGTGACGTGGAAGTGACGTTCTATGTGCGGTATGAGCTCGAATTCGGTGACGGACGATGGGGGCGGACAAGCTTCGGGCCAACCGACGAGGCAGAGGCTCAAGTGTTCTTCGGAGACATAGTTCGGACGAGGGGACCGCGGGTGCGAAATGCGCGGATCGTGCGGCGCGAGGAGCGCGTGATCGAAACGCAGGGCAGCTGATGAATGACGCGGAACGCCAGTGCATTCCGGCGTTGCTCGCTACTGTCTGACTTGTGCCTACACCGGATGTCTTCGATTTCGATTCAGAGCGG
This window encodes:
- a CDS encoding peroxiredoxin, which translates into the protein MLPVGTVAPDFTLRNQNNQPVSLSDFRGKKAVLLVFFPLAFTGVCQGELDHVRDHIGDFENDDVQIIGLSVSAGPIHKIWSSYSGFTFPILSDFWPHGAVAEAYGVLNEKAGYPNRGTFVVDADGIIRFAEMLDPGQARDQAGWVEALAALHS
- a CDS encoding DUF3052 domain-containing protein, with the protein product MVAAADASNYAHKLGIQRDQLVQELGWDEDTDDDIRADIEDACGSELLDESSDDVIDVVLLWWRDDDGDLVDALMDAITPLAEDGVIWVLTPKTGKPGHVQPSEIAESAPPAGLVQTSSVNLGDWSATRLVQPKSSRGGRR
- the aceE gene encoding pyruvate dehydrogenase (acetyl-transferring), homodimeric type gives rise to the protein MTTEFARQDLAGNSSAASPSENTGRVRVIREGVASYLPDIDPDETTEWLESFDGLLARSGPARARYLMLRLLERANAGRVAIPALTSTDYVNTIATENEPWFPGDEDTERRFRAWIRWNAAIMVHRAQRPGVGVGGHISTYASSAALYEVGFNHFFRGNAHPGGGDQIFIQGHASPGIYARAFLEGRLTSDQLDGFRQEKSHPGGGLPSYPHPRLMPDFWQFPTVSMGLGPMNAIMQARFNHYLRDRGIKDTSDQRVWAFLGDGEMDEPESRGLAHIAATEGLDNLTFVVNCNLQRLDGPVRGNGKIIQELESFFRGAGWNVIKVVWGREWDALLHADRDGALVNLMNTTADGDYQTYKANDGAYVREHFFGRDPRTKELVKDLSDAQVWNLKRGGHDYRKVYAAYRAATEHKGQPTVILAKTIKGYTLGKHFEGRNATHQMKKLTLDDLKDFRDKQRIPISDAQLEENPYLPPYYHPGPEAPEIRYMLDRRRALGGFVPSRRTKSRPLTLPGSETYASIKKGSGKQEVATTMALVRTFKELLRDKNIGSRIVPIIPDEARTFGMDSWFPSLKIYNRNGQLYTSVDAELMLAYKESAQGQILHEGINEAGSTASFTAVGTSYSTHDEPMIPLYIFYSMFGFQRTGDGLWAAADQMARGFVLGATAGRTTLTGEGLQHADGHSLLLASTNPAVVAYDPAFAYEIAHIVEHGLQRMYGENSENVYFYITLYNEPYVQPAEPENVDVEGILRGIYKFRVAPEARTHQAQILASGVSLPEALRAADLLAEQWDVAADVWSVTSWGELNRDGLAIDHQALRHPDRPKVIPYVTKALESAQGPSVAVSDWMRAVPEQIRPWVPGTYRTLGADGFGLSDTRPAARRYFNTDAESVVVAVLEALADEGAVDREVAIRAAAQYKIDDVSAADVSFKDTGSA